A genomic segment from Castor canadensis chromosome 1, mCasCan1.hap1v2, whole genome shotgun sequence encodes:
- the LOC109680243 gene encoding olfactory receptor 9I1-like, translated as MAKNNLTTVTKFILIGFTDHPKWEIPLFMVFLCLYLVTLLGNLGMIFLIQVDVQLHTPMYFFLSHLSLLDACYSSVITPQILATLVSSKTVISYGQCAAQFFFFTVCAGTECFLLAVMAYDRYAAISDPLLYTVAMKSRICWSLVVGAYVCGVSGAILRTTCTFSLSICEDKINFFFCDLPPLLKLACSDTTNAEIIIVFFSNFVILANALVILISYLLIIKMILRMKSSGGRAKTFSTCISHLIAVALLFGTLTFMYIHSGSGKSLEEDKVVSVFYTVVIPMLNPLIYSLRNKDVKAAFRKVTGRFQVSQSM; from the coding sequence ATGGCCAAGAATAACCTCACCACAGTAACTAAGTTCATTCTCATAGGTTTTACTGACCACCCAAAGTGGGAGATTCCCCTCTTCATGGTGTTTCTTTGTCTCTACCTTGTCACTCTTCTGGGGAATTTGGGGATGATTTTTCTCATCCAAGTGGATGTTCAACTCCACACCCCAATGTACTTCTTCCTGAGCCACCTCTCCCTATTGGACGCCTGCTACAGCTCAGTCATCACCCCTCAGATTCTGGCCACACTGGTCTCAAGCAAAACAGTCATCTCCTATGGCCAATGTGCTGCTCAGTTCTTCTTCTTCACCGTCTGTGCAGgtacagagtgtttcctgctggccgtgatggcctatgaccgctatgctGCTATTAGTGACCCACTGCTCTACACTGTGGCTATGAAATCTAGAATCTGCTGGAGTTTGGTGGTGGGAGCCTATGTCTGTGGTGTTTCTGGAGCCATCCTGCGTACCACATGcaccttctctctctccatctgtgAGGACAAGatcaatttcttcttctgtgatcTCCCTCCCCTCCTGAAGCTTGCCTGCAGTGACACAACAAATGCTGAAATTATCATTGTCTTCTTCTCCAACTTTGTGATTTTGGCCAATGCCTTGGTCATCCTGATTTCCTACCTGCTCATCATCAAGATGATTTTGAGGATGAAGTCTTCAGGTGGCAGGGCCAAGACATTttccacatgtatctctcacctCATTGCTGTGGCCCTTTTATTTGGGACCCTCACCTTCATGTATATACATAGTGGTTCAGGCAAATCCCTGGAGGAAGACAAGGTTGTGTCTGTCTTCTACACAGTGGTCATCCCCATGCTAAACCCTCTGATCTACAGCCTGAGAAACAAGGATGTGAAAGCTGCCTTCAGAAAGGTCACTGGTAGATTCCAGGTGTCCCAGAGTATGTAG
- the Or6q1 gene encoding olfactory receptor 6Q1 — MQTYMQNWTQVTEFVMAGFAGVHEARLLFFTLFFIMYLFTLAENLAIILVVGLDHCLRRLMYFFLTHLSCLEIWYTSVTVPKMLAGFIGVDKGKNISYAGCLSQLFIFTFLGATECFLLAAMAYDRYVAICMPLHYGSLVSWDTCIRLAAACWLIGFLTPILPIYLMSQLTFCGPNIVDHFFCDASPLLALSCSDVTLKETTDFLVSLAVLLASSTIIAVSYGNILWTLMHICSAAERRKAFSTCAAHLTVVSLFYGTLFFMYVRTRVASSINFNKVVSVFYSIVTPMLNPLIYSLRNKEVKGALCRAFFPKSWKGQ; from the coding sequence ATGCAGACATATATGCAAAACTGGACCCAGGTTACAGAGTTTGTCATGGCAGGCTTTGCGGGGGTTCATGAAGCCCGCCTCCTTTTCTTCACACTCTTTTTCATCATGTACCTGTTCACTTTGGCAGAGAACTTGGCCATCATCTTAGTGGTGGGCTTGGACCACTGCCTACGAAGACTCATGTATTTCTTCCTGACACACTTGTCCTGCCTTGAAATCTGGTACACTTCAGTTACGGTGCCCAAGATGCTGGCTGGTTTTATTGGGGTAGATAAGGGCAAGAATATATCCTATGCTGGCTGCCTGTCCCAGCTTTTCATCTTTACCTTTCTAGGGGCAACAGAGTGTTTCTTACTGGCCGCCATGGCCTATGACCGTTATGTGGCCATTTGTATGCCTCTTCACTATGGGTCCTTGGTGTCCTGGGACACCTGCATCCGTCTGGCAGCTGCATGTTGGCTGATAGGGTTCCTCACACCCATTTTGCCCATCTACCTCATGTCTCAGCTGACATTTTGTGGCCCCAACATTGTTGACCACTTCTTCTGTGATGCCTCACCTCTGCTAGCTTTATCCTGCTCTGATGTAACCCTGAAGGAGACTACAGATTTCCTGGTGTCTCTGGCTGTGCTCTTGGCCTCCTCTACAATCATTGCTGTATCCTATGGAAACATTCTCTGGACACTGATGCATATTTGTTCAGCTGCTGAGCGTCGGaaggccttctccacctgtgcagCTCATCTCACTGTGGTGAGCCTGTTTTATGGCACACTTTTCTTTATGTATGTCAGGACCAGGGTGGCCTCCTCCATCAACTTCAACAAGGTGGTATCTGTCTTCTACTCCATTGTCACACCAATGCTCAACCCTCTTATCTATAGTCTTCGGAACAAGGAGGTGAAAGGAGCCCTGTGCAGGGCCTTTTTCCCTAAGTCTTGGAAGGGGCAGTAA